From a region of the uncultured Propionivibrio sp. genome:
- a CDS encoding MdtA/MuxA family multidrug efflux RND transporter periplasmic adaptor subunit, which produces MKKKTVWALSGALLVAGAAAYYGLYGLPWQAGGQEAASGPGGPGGPGGRRGMDGRPVPVMAAEALRGDIDVIVNALGTVTARNTTVVKPRVDGQLVRIAFHEGQLVKAGDVLAEIDPRPFQAALEQVNGQLVRDHALLANALIDLERYRALLEKDSIARQQFDAQEALVKQYRGTVLADQGNLNTARLQLEFTRVTAPISGRLGLRQVDLGNMVKASDTTGIVVITQTQPILLVFSIPADSLGPVLQRVNAGETLQVEAWDRENKTRLAIGKLASVDNQIDTTTGTVKLKAEFANDDQALFPNQFVNASLRVDTRRGATLVPVAAVQRGTPGTFVYVIDPAEKKVAVRPVTLGAGNANVVAIEKGIAPGEQVVVDGADKLRQDAKVEIMTPESRQMGGPKGKPPGGVAGAQADAQPGARRGEGRWPPEGAPAEAGERRSPEAGATAATKAATTDAKGRE; this is translated from the coding sequence ATGAAGAAGAAAACCGTCTGGGCGCTGTCGGGCGCACTGCTGGTGGCGGGCGCCGCCGCGTACTACGGGCTGTATGGCCTGCCGTGGCAGGCCGGTGGGCAGGAGGCGGCGAGCGGGCCGGGCGGTCCTGGTGGGCCAGGAGGCCGGCGCGGTATGGACGGTCGGCCGGTGCCGGTGATGGCGGCCGAAGCGTTGCGCGGCGATATCGATGTCATCGTCAATGCGCTCGGTACGGTAACGGCGCGCAACACCACGGTGGTCAAGCCGCGTGTCGATGGTCAACTCGTGCGCATTGCCTTTCATGAAGGGCAGCTCGTCAAGGCTGGCGATGTTCTTGCCGAGATCGACCCGCGTCCCTTCCAGGCCGCGCTCGAACAGGTCAACGGCCAGCTGGTACGCGATCACGCGCTGCTCGCCAATGCGCTGATCGACCTCGAACGTTACCGTGCGCTGCTGGAAAAGGATTCGATCGCCCGCCAGCAGTTCGATGCGCAGGAAGCGCTCGTCAAGCAGTATCGTGGTACCGTGCTCGCCGATCAGGGCAACCTCAACACGGCGCGGCTGCAACTCGAATTCACCCGCGTCACGGCGCCGATCTCCGGACGGCTCGGCCTGCGCCAGGTCGATCTCGGCAACATGGTCAAGGCCAGTGATACCACCGGCATCGTCGTCATCACACAGACGCAGCCGATCCTGCTGGTCTTCTCGATTCCGGCTGACAGTCTCGGGCCGGTGCTGCAACGGGTGAACGCCGGAGAAACGCTGCAGGTTGAGGCCTGGGACCGCGAGAACAAGACGCGGCTGGCGATCGGCAAGCTCGCCTCGGTCGATAACCAGATCGATACGACGACCGGCACGGTCAAGCTCAAGGCCGAGTTCGCCAACGACGACCAGGCGCTCTTTCCCAACCAGTTCGTGAACGCGTCGCTGCGCGTCGACACCCGTCGCGGCGCGACGCTGGTGCCGGTCGCCGCCGTGCAGCGCGGGACGCCGGGCACCTTTGTCTATGTCATCGACCCGGCCGAGAAGAAGGTGGCGGTGCGTCCGGTGACGCTCGGTGCCGGTAATGCCAATGTCGTCGCCATTGAAAAGGGGATTGCTCCGGGCGAGCAGGTCGTCGTCGATGGCGCCGACAAGCTGCGGCAGGATGCCAAGGTCGAGATCATGACGCCCGAGTCGCGCCAGATGGGCGGGCCGAAAGGCAAACCGCCCGGCGGTGTGGCAGGTGCGCAGGCAGATGCGCAACCCGGTGCACGTCGCGGCGAAGGCAGGTGGCCGCCCGAGGGCGCGCCGGCCGAGGCGGGCGAACGCCGCAGTCCCGAGGCGGGCGCGACAGCGGCGACAAAAGCAGCGACGACGGACGCCAAGGGCCGCGAATGA
- a CDS encoding MdtB/MuxB family multidrug efflux RND transporter permease subunit, giving the protein MNPSRQFILRPVATSLLMLAILLAGLLAYRFLPVSALPEVDYPTIQVTTLYPGASPDVMTSSITAPLERQFGQMPGLNQMSSTSSGGASVITLQFTLDVSLDVAEQQVQAAINAANSFLPTDLPMPPIYSKVNPADTPVMALAITSQTLPLPKVEDLVDTRLAQKLSQLPGVGLVSLAGGQRPAVRLQANPKALAANGLNLEDLRTAIAAANVNSAKGSFDGPTRASTIDANDQLRSADEYRQLVIAWRNGAPIRVADVADVVDGAENARLAAWAAVNGRQQPAIVLNIQRQPGANVIETVDRIKRLLPQLQAALPPSVDVRVLTDRTTTIRASIDDVRFELLLSIALVVMVIFVFLRNVPATIIPSVAVPLSLVGTFGVMHLAGFSINNLTLMALTIATGFVVDDAIVMIENIARYVEEGESPLQAALKGAQQIGFTIISLTVSLIAVLIPLLFMSEVVGRLFREFAITLAVAILISAAVSLTLTPMMCARLLHHTPEAEQGRFFRWSGAVFDAIIASYGKVLAWVLDRQAATLLVAFGTLALTVLLYLVVPKGFFPVQDTGVIQGVTEAPQSISFPAMAERQQAVVDALLADPAVDSLSSFIGVDGANATLNSGRLLINLKPKAQRDADASAVIRRLQPRLAGVAGISVYLQPVQDLTIENRVSRTQYQYSVEDANPDELAVWVPKLLERLRRLPELVDVASDVQDKGLQAYVDIDRASASRLGISVAAIDNLLYNAFGQRIVSTIFTQSNLYRVVLEVKPEFKQNPLSLNELYLVSTTGGSAVQVPLSAIAKISERTMPLSVNHIGQFPAATLSFNLAPDVSLGHAVKAITTAQQELDPPASVQTSFQGAARAFQASLDHTLLLILAAIVVMYIVLGVLYESYVHPVTILSTLPSAGVGALLALLLAGADIDIVAIIGIILLIGIVKKNAIMMIDFALEAEREQGKTPREAIFEACLLRFRPILMTTMAALLGALPLMLGNGVGAELRHPLGLTMVGGLIVSQVLTLFTTPVIYLAFDRLARRFGRRIHSRFVSEDVPEDTGSAG; this is encoded by the coding sequence ATGAATCCTTCGCGTCAGTTCATCCTGCGGCCGGTCGCGACCTCGCTGCTGATGCTGGCCATTCTGCTGGCCGGCCTGCTTGCCTACCGTTTCCTGCCGGTGTCGGCGCTGCCAGAGGTCGACTATCCGACCATCCAGGTGACGACGCTCTATCCGGGCGCCAGTCCCGATGTCATGACATCGTCGATTACGGCGCCGCTCGAACGCCAGTTCGGACAGATGCCGGGGCTCAACCAGATGTCATCGACGAGCTCGGGCGGCGCCTCGGTGATTACGCTGCAGTTCACGCTCGACGTCAGTCTCGATGTCGCCGAGCAACAGGTGCAGGCGGCGATCAACGCCGCCAACTCCTTCCTGCCGACCGATCTGCCGATGCCGCCGATTTACAGCAAGGTCAATCCGGCCGATACGCCGGTCATGGCGCTGGCAATTACCTCGCAGACGCTGCCCTTGCCGAAGGTTGAGGATCTCGTCGACACCCGGCTGGCGCAGAAACTGTCGCAGCTGCCGGGCGTCGGCCTCGTCAGCCTCGCCGGCGGACAGCGTCCGGCGGTGCGCCTGCAGGCCAATCCCAAGGCGCTTGCCGCCAACGGGCTCAATCTCGAGGATTTGCGCACGGCGATCGCCGCCGCCAACGTCAATTCGGCCAAGGGCAGCTTCGACGGGCCGACGCGTGCCTCGACCATCGACGCCAATGACCAACTGCGCTCGGCCGACGAATACCGGCAACTGGTGATCGCGTGGCGTAACGGTGCGCCGATCCGCGTCGCCGATGTCGCCGACGTCGTCGATGGCGCCGAGAACGCCCGTCTGGCCGCCTGGGCGGCGGTCAACGGACGGCAGCAGCCGGCGATCGTGCTCAACATCCAGCGCCAGCCCGGTGCCAATGTTATCGAGACGGTGGATCGCATCAAGCGCCTGCTGCCGCAGCTGCAGGCGGCGCTGCCGCCGTCGGTCGACGTGCGCGTTCTGACCGACCGGACGACGACGATTCGCGCCTCGATCGACGACGTGCGTTTCGAGCTGCTGCTCTCGATCGCGCTCGTCGTCATGGTCATCTTCGTCTTCCTGCGCAACGTGCCGGCGACGATCATCCCGAGCGTCGCCGTGCCGTTGTCGCTGGTCGGCACCTTCGGCGTCATGCACCTTGCCGGCTTCTCGATCAACAACCTGACGCTGATGGCACTGACGATCGCCACCGGCTTCGTCGTCGATGATGCCATTGTGATGATCGAGAATATCGCCCGCTACGTCGAAGAGGGCGAGTCGCCCTTGCAGGCGGCGCTCAAGGGGGCGCAGCAGATCGGCTTCACGATCATTTCGCTGACCGTCTCGCTGATCGCCGTGCTGATTCCGCTGTTGTTCATGAGCGAGGTCGTCGGTCGTCTGTTCCGCGAGTTCGCCATTACGCTGGCGGTGGCGATCCTGATTTCGGCGGCCGTCTCGCTGACGCTGACGCCGATGATGTGCGCGCGCCTGCTGCATCACACGCCCGAAGCCGAACAGGGGCGCTTCTTTCGCTGGAGCGGCGCGGTCTTCGACGCGATCATCGCCAGTTACGGCAAGGTGCTGGCCTGGGTGCTCGACCGTCAGGCGGCGACGCTGCTCGTCGCTTTCGGCACGCTGGCGCTGACCGTGCTGCTCTACCTCGTCGTGCCAAAGGGCTTCTTCCCCGTCCAGGATACCGGTGTCATCCAGGGGGTGACCGAGGCACCGCAGTCGATTTCGTTCCCGGCGATGGCCGAACGTCAGCAGGCGGTCGTCGATGCGCTGCTCGCCGATCCGGCCGTCGATAGCCTGTCGTCATTCATCGGCGTCGATGGCGCCAACGCCACGCTCAACAGCGGCCGCCTGCTCATCAACCTGAAGCCGAAGGCGCAACGCGACGCCGATGCCAGCGCCGTCATCCGGCGCCTGCAACCGAGGCTCGCCGGGGTTGCTGGCATCTCCGTCTATCTGCAGCCGGTGCAGGATCTGACGATCGAGAACCGTGTCAGCCGCACGCAGTACCAGTACAGCGTCGAGGACGCCAATCCCGACGAACTCGCCGTCTGGGTGCCGAAGCTGCTTGAGCGTCTGCGCCGCCTGCCGGAACTCGTCGATGTTGCCAGCGACGTGCAGGACAAGGGCCTGCAGGCCTATGTGGACATCGACCGTGCCAGCGCCAGCCGGCTCGGCATCAGCGTCGCGGCGATCGACAATCTGCTCTACAACGCTTTCGGCCAGCGCATCGTGTCGACGATCTTTACGCAGTCGAACCTCTATCGGGTCGTTCTCGAGGTCAAGCCCGAATTCAAGCAGAATCCGCTCTCGCTCAATGAACTCTATCTCGTGTCGACGACGGGCGGATCGGCCGTGCAGGTGCCGCTCTCGGCGATTGCGAAGATTTCCGAGCGGACGATGCCGCTCTCGGTCAATCACATCGGCCAGTTCCCGGCGGCGACGCTGTCGTTCAACCTGGCGCCCGACGTCTCGCTCGGCCATGCCGTCAAGGCGATCACGACGGCGCAACAGGAACTCGATCCGCCGGCCAGCGTGCAGACGTCCTTCCAGGGGGCGGCGCGTGCCTTCCAGGCCTCGCTCGACCATACGCTGCTGCTGATCCTTGCAGCGATCGTCGTCATGTACATCGTGCTCGGCGTGCTCTACGAGAGCTACGTGCATCCGGTGACGATCCTGTCGACGCTGCCCTCGGCCGGTGTCGGCGCCTTGCTGGCGCTCCTGCTGGCGGGGGCCGACATCGACATTGTCGCGATCATCGGCATCATCCTCCTGATCGGCATCGTCAAGAAGAACGCGATCATGATGATCGACTTCGCGCTCGAAGCCGAGCGCGAGCAGGGCAAGACGCCGCGCGAGGCGATCTTCGAGGCCTGCCTGCTGCGCTTCCGGCCGATCCTGATGACGACGATGGCGGCACTGCTCGGCGCCTTGCCGCTGATGCTCGGTAACGGCGTCGGCGCCGAATTGCGGCATCCGCTTGGCCTCACCATGGTCGGCGGCCTGATCGTCAGCCAGGTGCTGACGCTGTTTACGACGCCGGTCATCTATCTCGCCTTCGACCGGTTGGCGCGGCGCTTCGGCCGGCGCATCCACAGCCGCTTCGTGTCCGAGGACGTTCCCGAAGACACGGGTTCGGCGGGCTGA